ATCGCAGCCGTAGTCGCAGTCCTAGTTTGAGTCGCAGTCGAACACGGAGTAGTGGAAAAGCTCGTAGGAGCGAGAATGTTGGTGACGATGAAATAAGTAAGAAATGTGCTCTTACCCATCACCGTTATCAATAGCCGAGGACTCGCCAATGCCAAGGAACTTTGTACGAATCATTCAACTGAAGCTATTTTACTTCACGCATCTCGTGTGCCGTTGGATTTGTGATAaacccttttttcctttttaaccACTCTCGGGGGAATATGGAAGTTATCGCCGTGTCTATTAGAGTTCCCAAAAGAACCACGGTCGCCTCGCTGTGGATTCCCCTGCTAATGTAGTTGATGTAACCCTTTTTGATGATAGTTGCGATGAGGGTTGTAGGCCGCATGAATGGGGATGATCCATGTTTTTGTAATAGCCTCCGCGTGAGTGTTTCAGACTTCTTTTTCGTGCTCCTATGTGTACTGGAACGCATTGctgtgttgcttttgtggttggcaagaagacaaaaattaACTGATCTTTATGCAGAGGGGGGGGGTACCACACATCGTAAGTAACAGCTTCCAGAGTGTGTGGGAAGGTAGACAATAAAACGTGATGCGGGGAATTTCTTGTTAACTTCGTTGTGATTGGAAGAGGGGGTAAACCACGAGGTAAACGacaccttttttgttcagtAGTTTCTTTAAAGCATAGCGTTGACTATATGGAATGCAACCTATGTACGAGAGTGCTCTTGGTTCGGCACTTTACCGCGCGTCAAATTACAATTGAATCGCATCCACACCAGGTATGCATTAATTCATCTACAATGAAGTTCACATATAGTTTTATATGCTTCCCCGGTGTGCATTTTTTGTGAGTGGACTTGGTGTCTAAGTATTATTGCATCAATACAGTCAAAAGACACTAGTCAGCCTATTGCAtctactcttttttttttttaactttttacCCCATTCCCTTCAGGTAAAGTGTGCGGTGAGTTAAGTGTCCCTACCGAACCGTTGACTTAGGGAGAATGGTGAATCATTTAGTTGTATTGATCGGCTCAGACGGCAAACGAGCGACGGTGAGTCGCACAGCAGCGACTCATGCATCGCTGCTCCTCCGCGATCTGCTGGATGGGAGGGAACCCAACACAACTGTggtggaggggaaaagcgGAGTGGAACATGTAAGCAATTCCGACATTTTTGAGGGTCTCGTGGCGGACAAGGAGGTCGCAGTACCAGCCATTGAGATACCTTTTACTCACGCTACTGGATCCCTCTTGCAACGGATTTGTGCTCACATGACGTATAGATATGATTATCGCCCACCAAACGGGGGTGTTGAAGGTTCGACAGTACTTTTTGAGCCTGTTGCAAGGGAACATAGGGCTACTTTTTCATGTGGCGGGGGTTACGGCAGGAATGTGATGCCTGAGATTCCCCGGCCCATGGTGCTTCCGCTAGTGGACTACTTGGATTCTTTTGACAAGCGGTTTATTGAAGATTGGGATGAAATTACAACGGTACAGATGGTAAAGTTGGCGACATTGCTGAATTACGAAGAGTTGCTGAACTTAGCGTCCGCCAAACTGGCTGTGTATTTGTCTGAGAAGTCCATTGAGGGGTTACGAGCCTTTCTTGGCGTGGAGAATGActtcaaggctgaagaagaggctgaACTCAGGAAAGAGTACGGAAGAATGTCAGAGGAGAAGTAGACATGAGGGTGTGAGGCACACTTGTTTTTGCCGATGTGCGCGTATTCGAGAACCAGGTGTGGCGCGTGTTGAcggtggaggtggtggtgacgGCGGTATGGAAGGATTGCTGAAGTATGACCCAGTGTCCCCTTCGAAATTCTTCGTTTAATTTACAGAAGGGTGACATGATAGTGCTATGTTTCCCGCATTTGCTCAAGCGtttacatttaaaaaaaaattggtgtAAGCACGTCTATTCGCGTTGATATCGATGTGTTCTTTGCGTGTGCACGCGTCAATCGACACAATCCAGGTGCTTAACGTGACCAACGCTCCCGATATCCCCCCGCAACCCTTTTTGCTTTGTCCGTTTAACCTTGTTTAGATatctttttctcctgttcGGTATGCGTGGGGAGAGCAGTGCTGTGAGTTTTCAGTATGAGTCTCCCGATGTTACCGGCGCCTCCCCATCATTCACCAATTCTTCCCTAGCGAGGATAATTGGGCAAAAAGAGCTTCCACGATTCGGTATAGAAATTGGTGGCCATGAAGGGCTACTGAAGCTGCTCGGTGTCCGTTACGACGGGGAACCGACGTGGCGGAGTGGCGGTGGCTTGCGTGGGGGCATCTTGTCGGATTCTGTACATCAGCGACGGTGTCGTTTTGGTGGCAACCGCCTGCCCCGCCCTCGAGATAAAAGCGTGGGAACCCTCGTGAAAGAGTCCATCGAGGAGGACAAAATCCTACAGCTGCTAATCGGTGCGGCTCTGTTTTCAATTTTACTCGGTCACTTGACCTCCTATCATCagaaggaaggggggaatATGTGCCCCAGCTGGGTTGAAGGGGCAGCTATACTCTTTTCTGTGGTGGTTGTTGTCACGCTTGGCGCGCTCAACAACTACAACAAGCAGAAGCAATTTTCACATGTCTTATTGCAAGAGGATGGAACAAGGCAGTCGATCGTTGTATGGCGTTATGACACATTGGACGACAGAGCGATGGTTAGGGAACTTTGCCTGGCTGCCAGAGAGGTGCCTAGTGAGGATCTCGTTGTTGGGGATGTTGTGCAGATATCTTCAGGAATGGAGCTTAGCTTTGACGCCATTCTCTTTGGTGGTAACTATGTCGTTTGTGACGAGTGTTGTGTGTCAGGCGAGAGTGAAGAGGTTGTGAAAAGTTTGGAAGCTGATCCCTTTTTGATCAGTGGTTCTAGCGTTTTAGAGGCCTCGTCGGAGGCGATTGCTGTCGTTTGCGCTGTGGGAGAGAAAAGTTTCTCGGGGGAAATTGCCATGGCCGTTCGAGATACGGAAAAGAAGGTGACACCGCTTCAGGAACATTTAAGTGTTATGGCAGATCACATAGGAAAGTTTGGACTGGCCGTTGCTGTCCTTACATTCGTGGTTCTTTTTCTCAAGGAGGTGTACGAGGTTGTAGCCATGGGAAAGCCGTTTTTCGTCATGAGTTTTGTTGAGAATCTGGCCACATCCATTGCCATAATTGTTGTCGCCGTACCGGAAGGATTGCCACTCTCAGTGACTATATCGCTTGCATACTCTATGCGATACATGCTGCGGGATGGCAATTTGGTTCGACATTTGGCGGCCTGTGAGACAATGGGCAGTGCAACGGTTTTGTGTACGGACAAAACTGGTACCCTTACATCTCCCCACGCAACACTAAGCAGAGTGCTCTTTGAAGGGAAGGTTTACACGGCAAATGATAGCGGAGGGGATGGAAGTAGTTGTGTCGAGGGCGGTCGATGGAATAAAAGTGGGACCGGGTTATTTGTGGTGGCGTCTTCTCAGGCAACCGCCGGTTTGCTAATGGAGTGCGTGGTTTCCAATGCGTTGGATCCTGTTCGAGGCCGGCCGGTGAACCGAACGGCGGAGGCCCTGCTTCAACTTGCTCAGCATTTGTATGTTTCATGCGGCGATGACTTTTCCTCGCCATTCGTTTACGACATGGGCCGCCTGGCGCAGCAAATGTGCGACGGATCGCGTTGTGTCCGCTTCCCTTTTACATCAgtacagaaaaaaagcgTTACAATTCTGAAGCTTCCTACTGGTGAACTCCGTCAGTATGTTGTTGGGGCACCAGAGGCGATATTAAGTAGCTGTCGGAATTTTATCACAGCCGCCGGCGCTTTGGTGGAGATAAACACCGAGTCACGTGAATTTCTTCAGAGCATCATTCAAGAATTTGGCCGCAGAGGCCTCAGGAGTTTGTGTTGTGCGTACGCCGTTGTTTATCCGATTGAGGGGCGCATCATGCCACTGGAAGTTTCCAGCGCTCCGCTCAACTTTTTGGCTGCGGTTGCATTAGAGGAAGAGGTTCGACCTGAAGTCCCCGCAGCAGTACGAGCAAGCATCTGTGCAGGTATTCGTGTGATCATGGTAACAGGTGATGGGCTGCTTACCTCCATTAACATTGCTTATCGATGCGGGTTGCTGAACCCGGTGGGCGGGGAAACAAGTAATTGCTTTTCTCCACCACCGATCAGTACGTTGATCAACGATGGCTATGCTATGGACGGCCCCGCGTTTCGTGCTTGTTCTGACACCGATCTCCTCGTCAACTACATTCCGAAGTTGTGCGTATTGGCTCGTGCAACTCCGCTTGATAAGAAACGGGTCTTACAGCTGCTAAAAATGCACGATCCACTCGCTGTGATCGCCGTTACTGGCGATGGCACGAATGATGCCCCTGCGCTAAAGCTGAGCGACGTTGGTTTTGCCATGAATAGCGGTAGTGAGGTGGCGAAGAGGGCGTCCGACATCATACTTCTTCACGATAATTTTGCCGGGATGGTGAAGGCAACCATGTGGGGACGCAATGTCAGGGACAATGTACGCAAGTTTTTACAGTTTCAGCTGACCGTAAACTGCGTTGCGTGTGTCTTCGCTTTTTGCGGCGCCCTGATTAATGAGAGCAATATTTTGCCCCTGAAACCTgtgcaacttctgtggctCAACCTCATCATGGACACGTTGGCTTCCTTGGCTCTCGCAACAGAGTTGCCTTTGGAGAAGCGTCTGTTTGATCGGGCACCTGAACCACGAGACACGCCCATCATACTTCCGGGTATGTTGTTTCAGGTGGCGGTGCAGGGTGGTTATCAATTCGTTGTGCAAATCTACATGTTGTTGGCCGGACACCGGTTGTTCGGCGATAGCAGTACCGGTGAAGTGGAACGGCGGAGTCGACCGCCTATTGACTATTTGTGTCCGAAACATCTTTCTATCGTCTTTAATGTGTTCGTGCTGATGCAGGTGATGAACTTCTTTAACGCCCGTCTTCTCCATGAGGAGGATAGTTTCTTTGAGAACTGGGGTAGTAGccgtttgctgctgctgattgTAGCTGTGATCGCGGTTCTGCAAGTGTGCATCGTGCAGTACGGGGGGCGCTTCATGTCTACAGTCCCGCTGAGCACCGAAGAGTGGCTCTACTGCACGTTGTACGCTAGTGGAAGCCTGGCTGTGGGTGCTGCATCGCGGTTCTGCTGGCGGTGGATGCGGCGCCGTGGAGCGCACAGTACAGGGAGTTGTGATTCATATGTATTGCTGTCGTATCTTCCACGTTGGCTGCGAGCGCTCATCGATGGGGCACGTGGGGGTTCCGGGAGGAGACGGCAAAGAAGTAGCTATTGTAAGGCTGcggtgaaggggaagggagcgTGTAAAACTGCCCCTGCATACGTTTAACTTTAGAGAAGTTGAGGGAGAAATGCAGAGGGTAAGTGGAGAAGTTGTGCACGTGCCACCACTAGAGGGGTTGCGCGCATGGCTAAAGCGCGTGGGCATTGCTGACCGGTGGGTATACCACTGCATCAATCCAGTGACGCACCCTGTGGCATGGGTTCATGTGCGGaggtttttgtgcttttttttttggtctaAACCCCCCCTATTTCTCATCGTTGctactattgttattgttattaacgTAGTTTTTACGCGGTTGTAATATGTTTGTaatttttcaccttttgcaTTATCACTGGCTTCGGCGGCGGGCATATGCTGAGGGTTTACTGCCTTCCAATTCTGCTGCCAATTAGGCGAACACGAT
The genomic region above belongs to Trypanosoma brucei brucei TREU927 chromosome 10, whole genome shotgun sequence and contains:
- a CDS encoding calcium-transporting ATPase, putative translates to MRGESSAVSFQYESPDVTGASPSFTNSSLARIIGQKELPRFGIEIGGHEGLLKLLGVRYDGEPTWRSGGGLRGGILSDSVHQRRCRFGGNRLPRPRDKSVGTLVKESIEEDKILQLLIGAALFSILLGHLTSYHQKEGGNMCPSWVEGAAILFSVVVVVTLGALNNYNKQKQFSHVLLQEDGTRQSIVVWRYDTLDDRAMVRELCLAAREVPSEDLVVGDVVQISSGMELSFDAILFGGNYVVCDECCVSGESEEVVKSLEADPFLISGSSVLEASSEAIAVVCAVGEKSFSGEIAMAVRDTEKKVTPLQEHLSVMADHIGKFGLAVAVLTFVVLFLKEVYEVVAMGKPFFVMSFVENLATSIAIIVVAVPEGLPLSVTISLAYSMRYMLRDGNLVRHLAACETMGSATVLCTDKTGTLTSPHATLSRVLFEGKVYTANDSGGDGSSCVEGGRWNKSGTGLFVVASSQATAGLLMECVVSNALDPVRGRPVNRTAEALLQLAQHLYVSCGDDFSSPFVYDMGRLAQQMCDGSRCVRFPFTSVQKKSVTILKLPTGELRQYVVGAPEAILSSCRNFITAAGALVEINTESREFLQSIIQEFGRRGLRSLCCAYAVVYPIEGRIMPLEVSSAPLNFLAAVALEEEVRPEVPAAVRASICAGIRVIMVTGDGLLTSINIAYRCGLLNPVGGETSNCFSPPPISTLINDGYAMDGPAFRACSDTDLLVNYIPKLCVLARATPLDKKRVLQLLKMHDPLAVIAVTGDGTNDAPALKLSDVGFAMNSGSEVAKRASDIILLHDNFAGMVKATMWGRNVRDNVRKFLQFQLTVNCVACVFAFCGALINESNILPLKPVQLLWLNLIMDTLASLALATELPLEKRLFDRAPEPRDTPIILPGMLFQVAVQGGYQFVVQIYMLLAGHRLFGDSSTGEVERRSRPPIDYLCPKHLSIVFNVFVLMQVMNFFNARLLHEEDSFFENWGSSRLLLLIVAVIAVLQVCIVQYGGRFMSTVPLSTEEWLYCTLYASGSLAVGAASRFCWRWMRRRGAHSTGSCDSYVLLSYLPRWLRALIDGARGGSGRRRQRSSYCKAAVKGKGACKTAPAYV